A genome region from Sphingobacteriaceae bacterium GW460-11-11-14-LB5 includes the following:
- a CDS encoding secondary thiamine-phosphate synthase: MKIYQQALALRERRRGFHIITDEVEDALPQINEINIGICQVFIQHTSASLTINENADPTVRADFEMFFNKTVKENDPDYEHDYEGSDDMPAHLKSALLGSSVTIPIRNGRLALGTWQGIYLCEHRNRGGQRRLVITAWGE; the protein is encoded by the coding sequence ATGAAAATATATCAGCAGGCTTTAGCACTTAGAGAACGGAGAAGAGGTTTTCATATCATTACCGATGAAGTTGAAGATGCCCTGCCTCAAATAAATGAGATTAATATCGGCATCTGTCAGGTTTTCATACAGCATACTTCAGCTTCGCTTACGATCAATGAAAATGCCGATCCTACAGTAAGGGCAGATTTTGAAATGTTCTTTAATAAAACCGTAAAGGAAAACGATCCTGATTACGAGCACGACTATGAAGGATCGGACGATATGCCTGCCCATTTAAAATCGGCACTTTTAGGCAGTTCTGTAACTATTCCGATTAGAAATGGCAGACTGGCGCTGGGAACCTGGCAGGGCATTTATCTTTGCGAACACCGCAACCGTGGCGGGCAAAGAAGATTAGTTATTACAGCCTGGGGAGAATAA
- a CDS encoding ribonuclease BN, which translates to MAKSKVTLKGIWGILKASFTGFNNHKVTKLSGSLAYYTVFSMAPLLVVIISLCGIFLGREIAEGQVYAQLEGFLGRESAISLQQLIKNAYLDGKSTIALIVGIITLLIGATTVFGDIQDSINTIWGLKPKPKRGWVKLLQNRFLSFSVIISLGFVLLVSLAVTSVLDAFSNRLQARFAEISVIVFYILNQVVTLAVISLIFGVIFKVLPDAIIKWRDVIAGAIVTAVLFMIGKFAISIYIGQSNVGGTYGATGSLVVVLLWTYYSSIILYFGAEFTKAYAVAFGSEIYPSHYAVTTKEIEIETEGKSIQDNHPEIKKEVKKA; encoded by the coding sequence ATGGCAAAGAGTAAAGTCACTTTAAAGGGAATCTGGGGCATTTTAAAAGCTTCGTTTACAGGATTTAACAATCATAAAGTAACCAAGCTTAGTGGCTCATTGGCTTATTATACCGTGTTTTCTATGGCCCCACTGCTGGTGGTTATTATTTCTTTATGTGGCATATTTTTAGGGCGGGAAATAGCCGAAGGTCAGGTTTATGCCCAGCTTGAAGGATTTTTAGGCAGAGAATCAGCCATCTCACTTCAGCAACTTATCAAAAATGCCTATTTGGATGGAAAAAGTACCATAGCTTTAATTGTGGGGATCATAACGCTGTTAATTGGAGCTACTACCGTTTTTGGCGATATCCAGGATTCTATCAATACCATTTGGGGGCTAAAACCTAAACCGAAAAGAGGATGGGTGAAACTGTTGCAAAACCGCTTCCTGTCATTTTCTGTAATTATCAGTTTAGGTTTTGTACTGCTGGTATCATTGGCCGTTACCTCTGTACTCGATGCCTTTAGTAACCGTTTGCAGGCCAGGTTTGCCGAAATATCTGTTATCGTGTTTTATATCCTTAATCAAGTTGTAACCTTAGCCGTTATTTCATTAATATTTGGCGTAATATTTAAGGTTTTACCCGATGCAATTATAAAATGGCGTGATGTAATTGCCGGTGCGATAGTTACCGCTGTATTATTTATGATCGGCAAATTTGCCATTTCAATATACATTGGGCAAAGCAATGTTGGTGGAACATATGGCGCAACAGGCTCATTAGTCGTTGTGCTTTTATGGACTTATTACTCTTCTATCATTTTATATTTTGGCGCCGAATTTACCAAGGCCTATGCCGTTGCTTTTGGATCTGAAATTTATCCTTCTCATTATGCGGTTACCACAAAAGAAATTGAGATAGAAACAGAGGGTAAATCTATTCAGGATAACCATCCCGAAATTAAAAAAGAGGTTAAGAAGGCTTAA
- a CDS encoding dienelactone hydrolase: MKKSLLFIIALLFTTSAFSQNVIQLFNGANDFFKLLQEDKFKDAHAFFDDTLKTKLTEENLKKLWGDIGTKYGKAESLDAIQSKAQGEFFAVTVEGKFANGDQNFILGFNKQQKIVGIFLAPSRKAAAYLKPTYVDTSLYKETSVYIGPAGKQLAAIITTPKNAKNFPVVVFVHGSGPADMDETVSANKPFKDLAGGFASKGIASIRYVKRTLIYPNEFNKAFTVKEEVLDDATAAIALAKTVVGANPKAVYVFGHSLGGMLAPKMATLTPDLAGIILAAAPARKLTDIIVDQNKYMFGQANDTTAAFKKQLADAYVEIDKSRISQLGTTIKPDSLILGLPAKYWTDLNTYNQVAVAKSLSKPKIYVLQGGNDFQVSKVDFDLWNTALSKKKNVVLKFYPDLNHLLSSQTEKGTMAQYQAAVSVSETLVNDIATWIKAK, encoded by the coding sequence ATGAAAAAGAGCCTTTTATTCATAATCGCTTTATTATTTACGACCTCAGCATTTTCTCAAAATGTGATCCAGCTGTTCAACGGTGCAAACGATTTTTTTAAGTTATTACAGGAGGACAAATTTAAAGATGCACATGCTTTCTTTGACGATACTTTAAAAACTAAATTAACAGAAGAGAATTTAAAAAAACTTTGGGGAGATATTGGGACAAAATATGGGAAGGCAGAATCATTAGACGCTATTCAGAGTAAAGCACAGGGCGAATTTTTCGCAGTAACCGTAGAAGGTAAATTTGCCAACGGCGATCAGAATTTTATTTTAGGTTTTAATAAACAACAGAAAATAGTTGGAATTTTCCTCGCACCTTCACGAAAGGCGGCCGCTTATTTAAAACCTACTTATGTGGATACCAGTTTATACAAAGAAACTTCGGTATACATTGGCCCGGCAGGAAAACAGCTGGCAGCCATTATCACCACCCCCAAAAATGCTAAAAATTTCCCGGTAGTGGTTTTTGTGCACGGCTCTGGTCCTGCCGATATGGATGAAACAGTTAGTGCCAATAAACCCTTTAAAGATTTAGCTGGCGGTTTTGCTTCTAAAGGAATTGCTTCTATCCGTTATGTAAAACGAACTTTAATTTACCCGAACGAATTTAACAAGGCTTTTACAGTAAAAGAAGAGGTATTGGATGATGCAACTGCAGCTATTGCGCTTGCCAAAACAGTTGTTGGTGCTAATCCTAAAGCTGTTTATGTATTCGGCCACAGTTTAGGCGGGATGTTAGCACCAAAAATGGCAACACTGACGCCAGATTTAGCAGGGATTATTTTAGCGGCAGCACCTGCAAGAAAACTAACAGATATTATTGTAGATCAAAATAAGTATATGTTCGGTCAGGCTAACGATACAACGGCTGCCTTTAAAAAACAACTTGCAGATGCTTATGTAGAAATTGATAAAAGTAGAATTTCACAGTTGGGAACAACGATAAAACCTGATTCTTTAATTTTAGGTCTGCCTGCAAAATATTGGACAGATTTAAATACCTATAATCAGGTTGCTGTAGCAAAAAGCCTTTCGAAACCTAAAATATATGTATTGCAGGGTGGTAATGATTTTCAGGTAAGTAAGGTTGACTTCGATTTATGGAATACTGCTTTGAGTAAAAAGAAAAATGTGGTTCTGAAATTTTACCCGGATTTAAACCACCTGTTAAGTTCTCAAACCGAAAAAGGAACAATGGCCCAATATCAGGCTGCCGTAAGCGTATCCGAAACTTTAGTTAACGATATTGCAACATGGATTAAGGCCAAATAA
- a CDS encoding VOC family protein, producing the protein MASINSYLTFNGNCREAMTFYQNCLGGELTLETIGESAIVDKMPNNMRLSIIHAVLAKDDLVIMATDMVEERGLIKGNSISMMLNCNSEEEAHSFYHKLSAGGKASHPLQETFWGALFGDLTDRFGNNWLINYDKNR; encoded by the coding sequence TTGGCAAGTATAAATTCATATCTCACTTTTAATGGCAACTGCCGGGAAGCAATGACTTTTTATCAGAATTGTTTGGGGGGAGAACTGACCCTCGAAACCATTGGAGAATCGGCTATTGTTGATAAAATGCCCAATAATATGAGGCTGAGTATTATACATGCTGTTTTGGCCAAAGATGATTTGGTAATTATGGCAACAGATATGGTAGAAGAACGTGGATTAATTAAAGGAAATTCGATTTCGATGATGCTGAATTGCAATTCGGAAGAAGAGGCCCACTCTTTTTACCATAAACTTTCAGCGGGAGGGAAGGCCTCGCATCCGCTGCAGGAAACATTTTGGGGCGCGCTTTTTGGCGATTTAACAGATCGTTTTGGGAATAACTGGTTAATTAATTACGATAAAAACAGATAA
- a CDS encoding transcriptional regulator — MEEYILNEDIKVMCITAESFPSGVLAAHQKLHALFPPDKQRRYFGISRPNEKREVIYKAAVEEITTGEAEKFGVETFIIKKGTFISELIVDFMKDVSQIGKTFEKLLDQPNIDPQGYCLEMYINETDVRLMVGIKK; from the coding sequence ATGGAAGAATATATTTTAAATGAAGATATTAAGGTGATGTGCATTACGGCCGAATCTTTCCCCAGCGGGGTTTTAGCTGCGCACCAAAAACTACATGCCTTGTTTCCGCCCGATAAGCAACGCAGGTACTTTGGGATCAGCAGGCCTAACGAAAAACGGGAGGTTATTTATAAAGCAGCCGTTGAAGAAATAACAACTGGCGAAGCAGAGAAATTTGGTGTCGAAACTTTTATAATAAAGAAGGGAACCTTTATCAGTGAGCTGATTGTCGATTTTATGAAAGACGTTAGCCAGATAGGAAAAACTTTCGAAAAATTGCTTGATCAACCCAACATCGATCCACAGGGCTATTGCCTCGAAATGTATATTAATGAAACCGATGTGCGCTTAATGGTGGGCATCAAAAAATAA
- a CDS encoding AraC family transcriptional regulator codes for MKHVSILIPETAVIEAIADPRYLFTAVNEFLQASGKLPLFKVELIGMTKEVRLNNSLFSVHADKLLHEVDHTDLIFVPAISGNIGYAMEANQDLLPWIIKHHARGAEVASLCMGAFLLAATGLLDGRKCSTHWLFANQFREMFPEVELVDGSIITDAQGLYSSGGANSYWNLLLYLVEKHTDRDTAILAAKYFAIDIDRESQLAFMMFQGQKGHEDAKIKKAQEFIDGNYQDRITVDQLADMLALGRRSFERRFKSATKNTVIEYIQRVKIEAAKRSFESSRKNITEVMFDVGYTDTKSFRDVFKKITGLTPIEYRNKYHKAIPVLQV; via the coding sequence ATGAAACATGTATCTATCTTAATTCCAGAGACTGCCGTGATTGAAGCCATTGCAGATCCCCGCTATCTATTTACCGCTGTTAACGAATTTTTACAGGCATCAGGAAAGCTTCCGCTTTTTAAAGTTGAGCTGATAGGCATGACGAAAGAGGTTAGGTTAAATAACAGCCTTTTCTCTGTACACGCCGATAAACTGCTGCATGAGGTTGATCATACCGACCTTATTTTTGTACCAGCCATTAGCGGCAATATAGGTTATGCGATGGAAGCAAATCAGGATTTATTACCATGGATTATAAAACATCATGCCAGGGGTGCAGAAGTAGCTTCGCTTTGTATGGGTGCATTTTTACTGGCTGCAACGGGATTATTAGATGGACGGAAATGTTCTACGCATTGGTTGTTTGCCAATCAGTTTAGAGAAATGTTCCCTGAAGTAGAGCTGGTTGATGGCAGCATTATTACCGATGCCCAGGGTTTATACTCCAGCGGTGGTGCAAACTCTTACTGGAACTTACTTTTATACCTGGTGGAGAAACATACCGATAGAGATACCGCCATTTTAGCGGCAAAATACTTCGCCATTGATATCGATCGCGAGAGCCAACTGGCTTTTATGATGTTTCAGGGACAAAAAGGACATGAAGATGCGAAGATTAAAAAAGCGCAGGAATTTATTGACGGCAATTATCAAGACCGGATTACAGTAGATCAACTGGCCGATATGCTGGCATTGGGAAGAAGAAGTTTCGAGCGGAGATTTAAAAGTGCGACCAAAAATACCGTGATCGAGTATATTCAGAGGGTTAAAATTGAAGCGGCCAAACGAAGTTTCGAATCGAGCAGAAAAAATATAACTGAGGTGATGTTTGATGTAGGTTATACCGATACAAAATCGTTTAGGGATGTTTTCAAAAAAATTACCGGTTTAACCCCCATTGAGTACCGGAACAAATACCACAAAGCTATACCTGTTTTACAGGTTTAA